A genome region from Natranaeroarchaeum sulfidigenes includes the following:
- a CDS encoding glycoside hydrolase family 16 protein, producing the protein MPAGQTRRRQLLVTFGCLAGAGCLAPTGDDGSPPETEPDHWQLVVDEQWERFDTDRWAVGFIDRAEWIPDDDATVSADHVTVTDGQCRLTVESTGAGPEGCFQGVINSSVGGESHHPEVGIPIDPVPGQYVEARLQLPTRPGVLPAFWMHPANMHWPPEIDIVEWIPGTDPDRVQVDVHWSRSGRSNDMETHEHDPVSLDVGADVSAGFNTYGCAWFEDRIEWYVNGRRVRTVSGSQPMISALTDTPARPFGLIFSTHVNRIGEAALEERWSEHLLIDWVRVWERAD; encoded by the coding sequence ATGCCCGCTGGCCAGACACGGCGACGGCAGTTGCTCGTGACATTCGGTTGTCTTGCCGGTGCTGGCTGTCTTGCCCCCACAGGTGACGACGGATCGCCGCCGGAAACAGAGCCTGATCACTGGCAACTCGTCGTTGACGAGCAGTGGGAGCGGTTCGACACCGATCGGTGGGCGGTCGGCTTTATCGACCGCGCCGAATGGATCCCCGACGACGATGCGACGGTGAGTGCCGATCACGTCACGGTCACCGACGGACAGTGTCGGCTGACCGTCGAGTCGACCGGGGCCGGGCCGGAGGGCTGTTTTCAAGGTGTCATCAATTCGAGTGTGGGCGGTGAGTCCCACCATCCAGAGGTGGGGATCCCGATCGATCCAGTCCCCGGCCAGTACGTCGAAGCGAGGCTCCAGCTTCCCACGCGCCCCGGCGTGCTCCCGGCGTTCTGGATGCACCCAGCCAATATGCACTGGCCACCGGAAATCGATATCGTCGAGTGGATTCCCGGAACGGATCCCGACCGCGTACAGGTCGACGTCCACTGGAGTCGGTCCGGCAGGTCGAACGACATGGAGACACACGAGCACGACCCGGTCTCCCTCGACGTGGGGGCAGACGTCTCGGCGGGGTTCAATACTTACGGCTGTGCCTGGTTCGAAGACCGGATCGAGTGGTACGTCAACGGCCGTCGGGTCCGAACGGTGTCGGGCTCCCAGCCGATGATCAGCGCGCTTACCGACACACCAGCGCGGCCGTTCGGCCTGATTTTTTCGACACACGTCAACCGAATCGGGGAGGCGGCCCTGGAGGAACGCTGGTCGGAGCACCTGCTCATCGACTGGGTGCGTGTCTGGGAGCGGGCCGACTAG
- a CDS encoding aminotransferase class III-fold pyridoxal phosphate-dependent enzyme: MDRKTAEPVVTDIPGDRADEWVQYHHEFAAPSTYVYEFVWDVTSESIGPFCTDIDGNVLLDFTAHVAASPLGYNNPKVTRAMEGFDIPEPTKIAGQDFYASGGWPPEDPEFPGPTQLMERLVSASDGLDQVFLSNTGAEAVENAIKICYADRGHRGVTFDGAFHGRTLGALSLNRSKAVHRKGYPEIPGVLSVPYCTCEDECTCGWETDGPAGNALGDKLHPERGVIDPEEVAYIILEPIQGEGGYRIPSDRFLEDIATIRERYGIHIIADEIQSGLGRTGEFWAIEHTPIEPDVIASAKGLRVGATIGRADVFPDETGRLSSTWGAGDFLSALQGVATVDAIEEYDLQENATRRGKQAKELLSDAYLPGVEDIRGRGLMLAVEFDTKERREDVVRAALSHGLLTLGCGHKTLRLLPPLDVTEREIEMGVELLAQAVQDVA, encoded by the coding sequence ATGGACAGAAAGACAGCAGAACCGGTTGTCACCGACATTCCCGGCGATCGGGCAGACGAGTGGGTCCAGTATCACCACGAGTTCGCTGCCCCGAGCACCTACGTCTACGAGTTCGTCTGGGACGTGACGAGCGAGTCGATCGGTCCGTTCTGTACAGACATCGACGGCAACGTCTTGCTGGATTTCACCGCTCACGTTGCGGCCTCACCGCTTGGGTACAACAACCCCAAAGTCACGCGTGCGATGGAGGGGTTTGACATTCCCGAACCGACGAAGATCGCCGGGCAGGACTTCTACGCCAGCGGTGGCTGGCCCCCCGAGGACCCAGAGTTCCCCGGCCCGACCCAGCTGATGGAGCGCCTCGTCTCCGCCTCGGACGGGCTCGATCAGGTGTTCCTCTCGAACACGGGTGCGGAGGCCGTCGAGAACGCCATCAAGATCTGTTATGCCGACCGCGGGCATCGTGGCGTCACCTTCGACGGTGCCTTTCACGGCCGCACGCTGGGTGCGCTCTCGCTCAACCGATCGAAGGCGGTCCATCGCAAGGGCTACCCGGAGATCCCCGGCGTGCTCAGCGTCCCTTACTGCACCTGCGAGGACGAGTGTACCTGCGGATGGGAAACCGACGGCCCCGCTGGCAACGCACTCGGCGACAAACTCCACCCCGAGCGTGGCGTCATCGATCCCGAAGAAGTGGCCTACATCATTCTGGAACCGATTCAGGGCGAGGGGGGCTATCGGATTCCCTCGGATCGATTTCTGGAGGACATCGCCACGATCCGTGAGCGCTACGGTATCCACATCATTGCCGACGAGATCCAGTCAGGACTGGGTCGGACCGGCGAGTTCTGGGCGATCGAGCACACGCCGATCGAGCCGGACGTCATCGCCAGCGCGAAGGGCCTGCGTGTCGGCGCGACGATCGGGCGCGCGGACGTCTTCCCCGACGAGACGGGTCGGCTCTCCTCGACGTGGGGCGCGGGCGATTTCCTCTCGGCGCTCCAGGGCGTCGCGACGGTCGACGCCATCGAAGAGTACGACCTGCAGGAGAACGCGACGAGACGTGGGAAGCAGGCAAAAGAACTGCTCTCGGACGCTTACCTACCCGGCGTCGAGGACATCCGCGGGCGGGGTCTGATGCTTGCCGTCGAGTTCGACACGAAAGAGCGGCGTGAAGACGTGGTACGCGCGGCGCTCTCACACGGCCTGCTGACGCTTGGCTGTGGTCACAAAACGTTGCGCTTGCTGCCTCCCCTGGACGTCACCGAGCGAGAGATCGAGATGGGTGTGGAGTTGCTTGCGCAGGCTGTTCAGGACGTCGCCTGA
- a CDS encoding amphi-Trp domain-containing protein yields MPEEVLFETERKQSRAEIADTLRAVADKLDTGESITLTAGDQSVDMDPPENPTFEIKAEREGKAGSEELSIEFELEWKPGESDDAPVSIE; encoded by the coding sequence ATGCCAGAAGAAGTGCTGTTCGAGACAGAACGTAAGCAGAGCCGCGCAGAGATCGCTGACACCCTCCGCGCTGTCGCGGATAAACTGGACACAGGGGAGTCGATTACCCTCACGGCGGGCGATCAGTCCGTCGATATGGATCCACCGGAGAACCCGACGTTCGAGATCAAGGCCGAACGCGAGGGGAAAGCTGGGAGCGAGGAGTTGAGCATCGAGTTCGAGCTGGAGTGGAAGCCCGGCGAGAGCGACGACGCCCCCGTCAGCATCGAGTGA
- a CDS encoding outer membrane protein assembly factor BamB family protein yields MTPSTSDPWATRRRLLQAAGVAATAGLAGCAEFGGEPSPQETIECDPVEPASSVSEYATHPDEDVSMFGRGLRRLYYYPDEHVPESVEVNWSTPMNYVGHTAAKASPVPTPAGDTIVFAGDTGRIDAYCPDGQKKWTVQTGATDFGFHGSAAIVGDTAYIGGYDGDVYALDIDDGEIVWHTPSSDLDGTLAVGSSPAYYEGSLYVIAEYGSPSSGALWELDAETGEPLWSDGRIWGQPHPSPTIDLDLGRIVAGSNDGVVYCWEFPSMEFLWEFQADADGEEREGGEFRAGAEIKGTVAAHDGRGYFGSWDNNFYCLDLEDGSEEWAVDTGRSNMSNPAVDPEQDIVYAGGDSGIVRALEADSGDEIWTTNVNGRVIGALTATAGKVLAGSYDSHLYALDRETGDRCWRVENRGRVTSAAVPVDGRVYYAERGVFSNYYDDEEETVLEEPGHAYCLREAQ; encoded by the coding sequence ATGACCCCCTCCACCAGTGACCCCTGGGCCACCAGACGCCGACTCCTCCAGGCGGCGGGCGTGGCGGCCACGGCCGGACTCGCGGGCTGTGCGGAGTTCGGCGGCGAGCCGAGCCCCCAGGAGACGATCGAGTGTGATCCCGTGGAACCGGCGAGTTCGGTCTCGGAGTACGCAACCCATCCCGACGAGGACGTCTCGATGTTCGGCCGTGGGCTCCGGCGACTGTACTACTACCCCGACGAGCACGTCCCCGAGTCAGTCGAGGTCAACTGGTCGACGCCGATGAACTACGTGGGCCATACGGCGGCGAAGGCCAGCCCGGTCCCGACCCCGGCGGGCGATACCATCGTCTTCGCGGGCGATACGGGCCGGATCGACGCCTACTGCCCGGACGGACAGAAGAAGTGGACCGTCCAGACCGGCGCGACCGACTTTGGCTTTCACGGCTCGGCGGCCATCGTGGGCGACACGGCGTACATCGGTGGCTACGACGGCGACGTCTACGCACTGGATATCGACGACGGCGAGATCGTCTGGCACACGCCCTCCTCGGACCTCGACGGGACGCTTGCGGTCGGCTCCAGCCCGGCGTACTACGAGGGCTCGCTGTACGTGATCGCCGAGTACGGAAGCCCCTCCTCGGGGGCGCTCTGGGAACTCGACGCCGAGACGGGCGAGCCGCTGTGGAGCGATGGGCGGATCTGGGGCCAGCCCCATCCCTCACCGACGATCGACCTCGATCTGGGCCGGATCGTGGCGGGCTCGAACGACGGCGTCGTCTACTGCTGGGAGTTCCCCTCGATGGAGTTCCTCTGGGAGTTCCAGGCCGATGCCGACGGCGAGGAGCGCGAGGGCGGCGAGTTCCGCGCGGGTGCGGAGATCAAAGGCACCGTGGCGGCCCACGACGGGCGGGGCTACTTTGGCTCGTGGGACAACAACTTCTACTGTCTCGACCTTGAGGACGGCAGCGAGGAGTGGGCCGTCGACACCGGCCGGTCGAACATGTCCAACCCCGCCGTCGATCCCGAGCAGGATATCGTCTACGCGGGCGGCGACAGCGGCATCGTGCGCGCGCTTGAGGCCGACTCGGGCGATGAGATCTGGACCACTAACGTGAACGGGCGGGTGATCGGCGCGCTTACTGCGACTGCGGGCAAAGTGCTCGCAGGCTCGTACGACAGCCATCTGTACGCGCTGGATCGCGAGACCGGTGACCGGTGCTGGCGGGTCGAGAACCGCGGCCGGGTCACGAGCGCGGCGGTACCCGTTGACGGTCGCGTCTACTACGCCGAGCGCGGCGTCTTCTCGAACTACTACGACGACGAGGAAGAGACGGTTCTCGAGGAGCCGGGCCACGCGTACTGTCTGCGGGAAGCACAGTAG
- a CDS encoding glycosyltransferase, with protein MLPGLSTLFVFLAWTVFVLYSVSILTWLVQVFVLGRNQLVSEEDLAYGHDDVQVRILTIGAEAVVQATVDSVPDAVEDIHVIAERDIEIDGATVHVVPEEFDCAARHKGRALEWARREVSCTREHILYLDEDTIVQNFQGLPDADVVQITEKPLYTGSLLAFLCETFRIGYQYEQRSFGWFTYPLYAWGGGVAIRKSLEDELTWDVETITEDTNFVWRAAESRDLDFRVLNLKFRNQAPPSVRGMFRQRRRWFAGTQHASGLLPGRYKLLFGFRLITWAMSPLIPVLSLLLLAVPQYVPESTLYQFGSLGLFGVLFFITLLGTLVYLPRERVTLLALPLTPLLVVLNTAGALWALISPVHTFAVTEKVAPAPEHVSPREIERVHPKLEPGAFEHHDGADRLIADGGVDAEDDAIPAPQE; from the coding sequence ATGCTCCCCGGTCTCTCAACACTGTTCGTGTTTCTCGCCTGGACAGTGTTCGTGCTGTACTCCGTGTCGATCCTCACCTGGTTAGTGCAGGTGTTCGTTCTCGGGCGGAACCAGCTCGTTTCCGAAGAGGATCTGGCGTACGGCCACGATGACGTGCAGGTGCGTATCCTCACCATCGGTGCGGAGGCCGTCGTCCAGGCAACGGTTGATTCCGTCCCCGACGCCGTCGAGGACATCCACGTGATCGCCGAACGCGATATCGAGATCGACGGTGCGACGGTCCACGTCGTCCCCGAGGAGTTCGACTGTGCGGCTCGACACAAGGGCCGTGCCCTCGAATGGGCCCGCCGTGAGGTTTCCTGTACTCGAGAACATATCCTCTATCTCGACGAGGACACGATCGTCCAGAACTTTCAGGGCCTGCCCGACGCGGACGTCGTCCAGATCACCGAAAAGCCCCTGTACACCGGCTCCTTGCTCGCCTTCCTCTGTGAGACGTTCCGGATCGGCTACCAGTACGAACAGCGCTCGTTTGGCTGGTTCACGTATCCGCTGTACGCCTGGGGCGGCGGTGTCGCGATCCGGAAATCGCTCGAAGACGAGCTCACGTGGGACGTCGAGACGATCACCGAGGACACGAATTTCGTCTGGCGCGCTGCGGAGTCCCGCGATCTTGATTTTCGCGTGCTGAACCTGAAGTTCCGGAATCAGGCTCCGCCATCGGTGCGGGGGATGTTCCGCCAACGCCGCCGCTGGTTCGCGGGAACCCAGCACGCGTCGGGATTGCTACCCGGCCGGTACAAGCTACTCTTTGGCTTTCGCCTCATCACCTGGGCCATGTCCCCGCTGATCCCAGTGTTGTCACTCCTATTGCTGGCCGTCCCGCAGTACGTGCCCGAATCAACCCTGTACCAGTTTGGCTCGCTCGGCCTGTTTGGTGTGCTCTTTTTTATCACGCTGCTGGGGACGCTTGTGTATCTCCCCCGCGAGCGTGTCACACTGCTTGCGCTCCCGCTGACGCCACTGCTGGTCGTGTTGAACACCGCCGGCGCGCTCTGGGCGCTCATCTCCCCGGTCCACACCTTTGCCGTCACAGAGAAAGTAGCGCCCGCTCCAGAGCACGTCTCGCCGCGGGAGATCGAGCGAGTACACCCGAAACTCGAACCGGGGGCATTCGAGCACCACGATGGGGCCGATCGGCTGATCGCGGACGGGGGTGTCGACGCAGAGGACGATGCGATCCCTGCACCCCAGGAGTGA
- a CDS encoding helix-turn-helix transcriptional regulator produces the protein MYDLTGFQRDLLYVIAGKDEPHGLAVKDELEEYYESEIHHGRLYPNLDTLVDKGLVEKGERDRRTNTYSITRRGQREIDARDEWESRYTDDE, from the coding sequence ATGTACGATCTAACAGGGTTCCAACGTGATCTGTTGTACGTCATCGCCGGGAAGGACGAGCCTCACGGCCTCGCTGTCAAAGACGAGCTAGAGGAGTACTACGAGTCGGAGATACACCACGGCCGCCTCTACCCCAACCTCGACACACTCGTCGACAAGGGACTCGTGGAGAAAGGCGAGCGCGACCGCCGGACGAACACCTATTCGATCACGCGACGCGGGCAGCGCGAAATCGACGCCCGGGACGAATGGGAGTCTCGCTACACCGACGACGAGTAA